The following proteins come from a genomic window of Haliaeetus albicilla chromosome 23, bHalAlb1.1, whole genome shotgun sequence:
- the KIF4A gene encoding chromosome-associated kinesin KIF4A isoform X3 — protein sequence MVREDDKVIPVRVALRCRPLVPKEISEGCQMCLSFVSGEPQVVVGNDKSFTYDYVFDPSVEQEEVFNTAVAPLIRGIFKGYNATVLAYGQTGSGKTYSMGGTYTANQEHEPSVGVIPRVIKLLFKEKEQRQDWEFVLKVSYLEIYNEDILDLLCPSRERSSPISIREDPKEGIKIVGLTERNVTCAQDTVSCLEQGNNSRTVASTAMNSQSSRSHAIFTICIDQKKKNDKNSSFHSKLHLVDLAGSERQKKTKAEGDRLKEGININRGLLCLGNVISALGDENKKGGFVPYRDSKLTRLLQDSLGGNSHTLMIACVSPADSNLEETLNTLRYADRARKIKNKPIVNLDPQAAELHHLKQQVQQLQVLLLQAHGGTLPVSINMAPSENLQSLMEKNQSLTEENQKLIQGLSEAAGQTAQMLERIILTEQENEKMNAKLEQLQQHAVCKLDLQKLVETVEDEELKENVEVIRDLQQVLAQLQSESAATMEAAAEMANSEQDATAEAEMGQDTKRSLDDFTTQHALRQAQLSKELLELNKALALKEALAKKMTQNDSQLEPIQSKYQTDIRDLELEVSSLQKEKEELILALHMAKKDVNQAKLSERRRKRLQELEGQISELKKKLNEQSKLLKLKESTEHTVSKLNQEIKEMKNQRVQLMRQMKDDAEKFRQWKQQKDKEVIQLKERDRKRQYELLKLERDFQKQANVLRRKTEEAAAANKRLKDALQKQREAADKRKESQNRGMEGVAARVKSWLANEVEVLVSTEEARRHLADLLEDRKILAQELLQLKESKEAGEKLPPKLRRRTYTATDFQEAEMDLSMSKQIESLETEMGLRSAQIADLQQKLLDADNGDRAKQRWDSIATILEAKCGLKYLLGELVSSKVQESKLESSLHQSKASCSDMQKMLVEERNHIVEMEAEFQNQLLVQEQHHQEKVLYLLSQFQQKEAAEKKLEDSLSEQEKQLQERLKFQEEELEKMREICEKNQELLQENDTLKQKLLLLQVASGQKLRHIRQMPPESPDSSFDYIPPKPKTRRQTTAKPRAPTPEMNVEELFSDSEESGAEMEDADWVPVKAVKGAKKSMVGCSCKGWCGNRQCGCRKQKVGCTEGCSCDSAKCRNRDPGFPDATLCEDQTRDSEGSFKLEDPTEVTAGETFFQPVCITPTTKVLKEITDQDMFVKKSSTAASLLVRDEEAQENQIPFVKRKKRMLSSNTSFFSGCTPIKEELN from the exons ATGGTGAGGGAAGATGACAAGGTGATCCCGGTGCGTGTGGCGCTGCGCTGCCGTCCCTTGGTGCCGAAGGAGATCAGCGAAGGGTGCCAGATGTGCTTGTCCTTCGTGTCGGGGGAACCGCAA GTGGTTGTAGGTAACGATAAGTCGTTCACGTACGACTATGTGTTCGACCCTTCTGTTGAGCAAGAGGAAGTCTTCAACACGGCTGTCGCCCCTCTCATACGAGGCATCTTCAAAG GGTATAATGCTACTGTCTTAGCCTATGGACAGACAGGATCTGGAAAAACGTACTCTATGGGCGGTACCTACACTGCCAATCAAGAGCATGAACCCAGTGTGGGGGTCATCCCTCGGGTAATCAAACTGCTATTTAAGGAGAAGGAGCAAAGGCAAGATTGGGAATTCGTCCTCAAAGTTTCTTATCTAGAG ATCTACAATGAGGATATTCTAGACCTGCTGTGCCCCTCAAGAGAACGGTCTTCTCCAATCAGTATACGGGAAGATCCAAAAGAAGGCATAAAG ATTGTAGGgttaacagaaagaaatgtcacCTGTGCCCAAGATACTGTATCCTGCCTGGAACAAGGGAACAATTCCAGAACAGTGGCCTCCACGGCAATGAATTCCCAGTCCTCACGGTCCCATGCCATCTTCACCATTTGCATTgatcagaagaagaaaaatgacaa GAACAGCAGTTTTCACTCCAAGCTACACCTGGTTGATCTTGCTGGCTCTGAGAGACAAAAGAAGACCAAGGCTGAGGGAGACAGACTAAAAGAAG GCATCAACATAAACAGAGGTCTCCTCTGCCTGGGGAATGTAATTAGTGCTCTTggtgatgaaaataaaaagggtgGTTTTGTCCCCTACAGAGACTCAAAGTTAACGAGACTGCTGCAAG ATTCTCTGGGTGGTAACAGCCACACTCTCATGATTGCCTGTGTAAGCCCAGCGGATTCCAATCTAGAAGAAACTCTAAATACTTTGCGTTATGCTGacagagcaagaaaaataaaaaataaaccaattgTCAACCTTGATCCCCAGGCAGCTGAGTTGCATCATCTGAAGCAGCAG GTACAACAGCTACAGGTGTTACTGCTGCAGGCCCATGGAGGGACCCTGCCCGTGTCTATCAA TATGGCACCTTCAGAGAACCTTCAGTCCCTGATGGAGAAGAACCAGTCACTAACGGAGGAGAATCAAAAGCTGATCCAAGGGCTGAGTGAGGCTGCTGGTCAGACAGCACAGATGTTGGAGAGGATCATTCTG ACAGaacaagaaaatgagaagatgAATGCCAAACTAGAGCAACTTCAGCAACATGCTGT ATGCAAGCTTGATCTGCAGAAGCTGGTAGAGACTGTAGAAGATGAGGAACTAAAAGAAAACGTAGAGGTGATTCGTGATCTGCAGCAAGTGTTGGCTCAGTTGCAG AGTGAAAGTGCTGCCACAATGGAAGCTGCTGCAGAGATGGCAAACTCTGAACAGGATGCTACAGCT GAAGCAGAAATGGGCCAGGATACCAAGAGATCCTTGGATGACTTTACCACTCAACATGCCCTCCGTCAAGCACAGTTGTCCAAAGAGCTGCTTGAATTGAATAAAGCCCTGGCTCTGAAAGAGGCACTTGCCAAAAAAATGACACAGAATGATAGTCAGCTGGAGCCCATTCAGTCCAAATACCAG ACTGATATCAGGGATCTGGAATTGGAGGTCAGCagtttgcaaaaagaaaaggaggagttGATCCTTGCTCTGCATATGGCAAAGAAGGATGTCAACCAAGCCAA ACTGAGTGAACGGCGTCGGAAGAGGCTTCAGGAGTTGGAAGGGCAAATAAGtgagctgaagaaaaagctgaatgaGCAATCGAAGCTCTTAAAGCTGAAGGAATCTACAGAACACACTGTCTCCAAACTGAACCAGGAGATCAAG gaaatgaaaaaccAAAGGGTACAGCTGATGCGCCAAATGAAAGATGATGCTGAGAAATTCAGGCAATGGAAACAACAGAAGGACAAGGAAGTGATCCAGCTGAAAGAACGG GATCGCAAGAGACAATACGAGCTCCTCAAGCTAGAACGAGATTTCCAGAAGCAGGCCAATGTACTTCGGCGCAAAACAGAAGAG gcaGCAGCTGCTAACAAGCGCCTAAAGGATGCTCTGCAGAAACAACGGGAGGCTGCAGATAAACGGAAGGAAAGTCAAAATCGGGGAATGGAAGGAGTTGCTGCACGAGTAAAA agcTGGCTTGCAAATGAAGTAGAGGTTCTCGTTAGTACTGAAGAGGCTCGACGGCACCTTGCAGACCTTCTGGAGGACAGAAAGATCTTGGCACAGGAGCTCCTTCAGCTTAAAGAGAGCAAAGAGGCTGGGGAAAAGCTACCTCCAAAGCTCCGG AGACGCACCTACACCGCCACAGACTTCCAGGAAGCAGAGATGGACCTTTCCATGTCAAAGCAGATAGAAAGCCTGGAAACTGAGATGGGGCTCAG GAGTGCCCAGATAGCAGATCTACAGCAGAAACTCTTAGATGCAGACAATGGAGATCGTGCGAAACAGCGTTGGGACAGTATTGCAACAATTCTAGAGGCTAAATGTGGTTTGAAGTATCTCCTTGGAGAG CTGGTCTCGTCAAAAGTGCAGGAAAGCAAGTTGGAGAGCAGCCTTCATCAGAGTAAAGCCAGCTGTTCAGACATGCAAAAAATGCTGGTTGAAGAGCGAAATCACATAGTGGAGATGGAGGCTGAGTTCCAAAATCAGCTTTTGGTGCAGGAACAACACCACCaggagaag GTTCTGTACCTGCTTAGCCAATTTCagcaaaaagaagcagcagagaagaaattGGAAGATTCGCTAAGTGAGCAAGAGAAACAGCTGCAAGAGCGACTCAAGTTCCAG gaggaagagctggAGAAAATGAGGGAGATCTGTGAGAAGAACCAAGAACTTCTCCAGGAAAATGACACTCTTAAACAG AAACTGCTGCTCCTCCAAGTTGCCAGTGGACAGAAGCTCCGCCACATTCGGCAAATGCCGCCTGAGTCTCCAGATTCTTCTTTTGATTATATTCCACCCAAA CCAAAGACTCGCCGGCAAACGACAGCAAAACCCCGTGCACCGACCCCAGAAATGAATGTGGAAGAGCTGTTCTCTGACTCGGAGGAGTCTGGAGCGGAGATGGAAGATGCAGACTGGGTTCCAGTAAAAGCAGTCAAAGGAGCAAAGAAAAGCATGGTGGGG TGCTCCTGCAAGGGCTGGTGTGGAAATAGACAGTGTGGCTGCAGGAAGCAGAAGGTGGGCTGCACTGAAGGCTGTAGCTGTGACTCggcaaaatgcagaaatagaGACCCTGGCTTTCCG GATGCCACACTGTGTGAGGACCAAACAAGGGATTCTGAAGGTTCCTTCAAACTTGAAGACCCCACTGAAGTGACCGCAGGAGAGACCTTCTTTCAGCCTGTGTGCATCACACCAACTACAAAG GTCCTGAAAGAGATCACAGACCAAGATATGTTTGTGAAGAAGtccagcactgctgcttccctgctcGTGAGAGATGAGGAGGCCCAAGAGAACCAGATACCATTtgtaaagagaaagaagagaatgcTGAGTAGCAATACCAGCTTCTTCTCAGGTTGCACCCCTATCAAAGAGGAGCTTAACTGA
- the KIF4A gene encoding chromosome-associated kinesin KIF4A isoform X1 → MVREDDKVIPVRVALRCRPLVPKEISEGCQMCLSFVSGEPQVVVGNDKSFTYDYVFDPSVEQEEVFNTAVAPLIRGIFKGYNATVLAYGQTGSGKTYSMGGTYTANQEHEPSVGVIPRVIKLLFKEKEQRQDWEFVLKVSYLEIYNEDILDLLCPSRERSSPISIREDPKEGIKIVGLTERNVTCAQDTVSCLEQGNNSRTVASTAMNSQSSRSHAIFTICIDQKKKNDKNSSFHSKLHLVDLAGSERQKKTKAEGDRLKEGININRGLLCLGNVISALGDENKKGGFVPYRDSKLTRLLQDSLGGNSHTLMIACVSPADSNLEETLNTLRYADRARKIKNKPIVNLDPQAAELHHLKQQVQQLQVLLLQAHGGTLPVSINSMAPSENLQSLMEKNQSLTEENQKLIQGLSEAAGQTAQMLERIILTEQENEKMNAKLEQLQQHAVCKLDLQKLVETVEDEELKENVEVIRDLQQVLAQLQSESAATMEAAAEMANSEQDATAEAEMGQDTKRSLDDFTTQHALRQAQLSKELLELNKALALKEALAKKMTQNDSQLEPIQSKYQTDIRDLELEVSSLQKEKEELILALHMAKKDVNQAKLSERRRKRLQELEGQISELKKKLNEQSKLLKLKESTEHTVSKLNQEIKEMKNQRVQLMRQMKDDAEKFRQWKQQKDKEVIQLKERDRKRQYELLKLERDFQKQANVLRRKTEEAAAANKRLKDALQKQREAADKRKESQNRGMEGVAARVKSWLANEVEVLVSTEEARRHLADLLEDRKILAQELLQLKESKEAGEKLPPKLRRRTYTATDFQEAEMDLSMSKQIESLETEMGLRSAQIADLQQKLLDADNGDRAKQRWDSIATILEAKCGLKYLLGELVSSKVQESKLESSLHQSKASCSDMQKMLVEERNHIVEMEAEFQNQLLVQEQHHQEKVLYLLSQFQQKEAAEKKLEDSLSEQEKQLQERLKFQEEELEKMREICEKNQELLQENDTLKQKLLLLQVASGQKLRHIRQMPPESPDSSFDYIPPKPKTRRQTTAKPRAPTPEMNVEELFSDSEESGAEMEDADWVPVKAVKGAKKSMVGCSCKGWCGNRQCGCRKQKVGCTEGCSCDSAKCRNRDPGFPDATLCEDQTRDSEGSFKLEDPTEVTAGETFFQPVCITPTTKVLKEITDQDMFVKKSSTAASLLVRDEEAQENQIPFVKRKKRMLSSNTSFFSGCTPIKEELN, encoded by the exons ATGGTGAGGGAAGATGACAAGGTGATCCCGGTGCGTGTGGCGCTGCGCTGCCGTCCCTTGGTGCCGAAGGAGATCAGCGAAGGGTGCCAGATGTGCTTGTCCTTCGTGTCGGGGGAACCGCAA GTGGTTGTAGGTAACGATAAGTCGTTCACGTACGACTATGTGTTCGACCCTTCTGTTGAGCAAGAGGAAGTCTTCAACACGGCTGTCGCCCCTCTCATACGAGGCATCTTCAAAG GGTATAATGCTACTGTCTTAGCCTATGGACAGACAGGATCTGGAAAAACGTACTCTATGGGCGGTACCTACACTGCCAATCAAGAGCATGAACCCAGTGTGGGGGTCATCCCTCGGGTAATCAAACTGCTATTTAAGGAGAAGGAGCAAAGGCAAGATTGGGAATTCGTCCTCAAAGTTTCTTATCTAGAG ATCTACAATGAGGATATTCTAGACCTGCTGTGCCCCTCAAGAGAACGGTCTTCTCCAATCAGTATACGGGAAGATCCAAAAGAAGGCATAAAG ATTGTAGGgttaacagaaagaaatgtcacCTGTGCCCAAGATACTGTATCCTGCCTGGAACAAGGGAACAATTCCAGAACAGTGGCCTCCACGGCAATGAATTCCCAGTCCTCACGGTCCCATGCCATCTTCACCATTTGCATTgatcagaagaagaaaaatgacaa GAACAGCAGTTTTCACTCCAAGCTACACCTGGTTGATCTTGCTGGCTCTGAGAGACAAAAGAAGACCAAGGCTGAGGGAGACAGACTAAAAGAAG GCATCAACATAAACAGAGGTCTCCTCTGCCTGGGGAATGTAATTAGTGCTCTTggtgatgaaaataaaaagggtgGTTTTGTCCCCTACAGAGACTCAAAGTTAACGAGACTGCTGCAAG ATTCTCTGGGTGGTAACAGCCACACTCTCATGATTGCCTGTGTAAGCCCAGCGGATTCCAATCTAGAAGAAACTCTAAATACTTTGCGTTATGCTGacagagcaagaaaaataaaaaataaaccaattgTCAACCTTGATCCCCAGGCAGCTGAGTTGCATCATCTGAAGCAGCAG GTACAACAGCTACAGGTGTTACTGCTGCAGGCCCATGGAGGGACCCTGCCCGTGTCTATCAA TAGTATGGCACCTTCAGAGAACCTTCAGTCCCTGATGGAGAAGAACCAGTCACTAACGGAGGAGAATCAAAAGCTGATCCAAGGGCTGAGTGAGGCTGCTGGTCAGACAGCACAGATGTTGGAGAGGATCATTCTG ACAGaacaagaaaatgagaagatgAATGCCAAACTAGAGCAACTTCAGCAACATGCTGT ATGCAAGCTTGATCTGCAGAAGCTGGTAGAGACTGTAGAAGATGAGGAACTAAAAGAAAACGTAGAGGTGATTCGTGATCTGCAGCAAGTGTTGGCTCAGTTGCAG AGTGAAAGTGCTGCCACAATGGAAGCTGCTGCAGAGATGGCAAACTCTGAACAGGATGCTACAGCT GAAGCAGAAATGGGCCAGGATACCAAGAGATCCTTGGATGACTTTACCACTCAACATGCCCTCCGTCAAGCACAGTTGTCCAAAGAGCTGCTTGAATTGAATAAAGCCCTGGCTCTGAAAGAGGCACTTGCCAAAAAAATGACACAGAATGATAGTCAGCTGGAGCCCATTCAGTCCAAATACCAG ACTGATATCAGGGATCTGGAATTGGAGGTCAGCagtttgcaaaaagaaaaggaggagttGATCCTTGCTCTGCATATGGCAAAGAAGGATGTCAACCAAGCCAA ACTGAGTGAACGGCGTCGGAAGAGGCTTCAGGAGTTGGAAGGGCAAATAAGtgagctgaagaaaaagctgaatgaGCAATCGAAGCTCTTAAAGCTGAAGGAATCTACAGAACACACTGTCTCCAAACTGAACCAGGAGATCAAG gaaatgaaaaaccAAAGGGTACAGCTGATGCGCCAAATGAAAGATGATGCTGAGAAATTCAGGCAATGGAAACAACAGAAGGACAAGGAAGTGATCCAGCTGAAAGAACGG GATCGCAAGAGACAATACGAGCTCCTCAAGCTAGAACGAGATTTCCAGAAGCAGGCCAATGTACTTCGGCGCAAAACAGAAGAG gcaGCAGCTGCTAACAAGCGCCTAAAGGATGCTCTGCAGAAACAACGGGAGGCTGCAGATAAACGGAAGGAAAGTCAAAATCGGGGAATGGAAGGAGTTGCTGCACGAGTAAAA agcTGGCTTGCAAATGAAGTAGAGGTTCTCGTTAGTACTGAAGAGGCTCGACGGCACCTTGCAGACCTTCTGGAGGACAGAAAGATCTTGGCACAGGAGCTCCTTCAGCTTAAAGAGAGCAAAGAGGCTGGGGAAAAGCTACCTCCAAAGCTCCGG AGACGCACCTACACCGCCACAGACTTCCAGGAAGCAGAGATGGACCTTTCCATGTCAAAGCAGATAGAAAGCCTGGAAACTGAGATGGGGCTCAG GAGTGCCCAGATAGCAGATCTACAGCAGAAACTCTTAGATGCAGACAATGGAGATCGTGCGAAACAGCGTTGGGACAGTATTGCAACAATTCTAGAGGCTAAATGTGGTTTGAAGTATCTCCTTGGAGAG CTGGTCTCGTCAAAAGTGCAGGAAAGCAAGTTGGAGAGCAGCCTTCATCAGAGTAAAGCCAGCTGTTCAGACATGCAAAAAATGCTGGTTGAAGAGCGAAATCACATAGTGGAGATGGAGGCTGAGTTCCAAAATCAGCTTTTGGTGCAGGAACAACACCACCaggagaag GTTCTGTACCTGCTTAGCCAATTTCagcaaaaagaagcagcagagaagaaattGGAAGATTCGCTAAGTGAGCAAGAGAAACAGCTGCAAGAGCGACTCAAGTTCCAG gaggaagagctggAGAAAATGAGGGAGATCTGTGAGAAGAACCAAGAACTTCTCCAGGAAAATGACACTCTTAAACAG AAACTGCTGCTCCTCCAAGTTGCCAGTGGACAGAAGCTCCGCCACATTCGGCAAATGCCGCCTGAGTCTCCAGATTCTTCTTTTGATTATATTCCACCCAAA CCAAAGACTCGCCGGCAAACGACAGCAAAACCCCGTGCACCGACCCCAGAAATGAATGTGGAAGAGCTGTTCTCTGACTCGGAGGAGTCTGGAGCGGAGATGGAAGATGCAGACTGGGTTCCAGTAAAAGCAGTCAAAGGAGCAAAGAAAAGCATGGTGGGG TGCTCCTGCAAGGGCTGGTGTGGAAATAGACAGTGTGGCTGCAGGAAGCAGAAGGTGGGCTGCACTGAAGGCTGTAGCTGTGACTCggcaaaatgcagaaatagaGACCCTGGCTTTCCG GATGCCACACTGTGTGAGGACCAAACAAGGGATTCTGAAGGTTCCTTCAAACTTGAAGACCCCACTGAAGTGACCGCAGGAGAGACCTTCTTTCAGCCTGTGTGCATCACACCAACTACAAAG GTCCTGAAAGAGATCACAGACCAAGATATGTTTGTGAAGAAGtccagcactgctgcttccctgctcGTGAGAGATGAGGAGGCCCAAGAGAACCAGATACCATTtgtaaagagaaagaagagaatgcTGAGTAGCAATACCAGCTTCTTCTCAGGTTGCACCCCTATCAAAGAGGAGCTTAACTGA
- the KIF4A gene encoding chromosome-associated kinesin KIF4A isoform X2, with the protein MVREDDKVIPVRVALRCRPLVPKEISEGCQMCLSFVSGEPQVVVGNDKSFTYDYVFDPSVEQEEVFNTAVAPLIRGIFKGYNATVLAYGQTGSGKTYSMGGTYTANQEHEPSVGVIPRVIKLLFKEKEQRQDWEFVLKVSYLEIYNEDILDLLCPSRERSSPISIREDPKEGIKIVGLTERNVTCAQDTVSCLEQGNNSRTVASTAMNSQSSRSHAIFTICIDQKKKNDKNSSFHSKLHLVDLAGSERQKKTKAEGDRLKEGININRGLLCLGNVISALGDENKKGGFVPYRDSKLTRLLQDSLGGNSHTLMIACVSPADSNLEETLNTLRYADRARKIKNKPIVNLDPQAAELHHLKQQVQQLQVLLLQAHGGTLPVSINSMAPSENLQSLMEKNQSLTEENQKLIQGLSEAAGQTAQMLERIILTEQENEKMNAKLEQLQQHAVCKLDLQKLVETVEDEELKENVEVIRDLQQVLAQLQSESAATMEAAAEMANSEQDATALTEMGQDTKRSLDDFTTQHALRQAQLSKELLELNKALALKEALAKKMTQNDSQLEPIQSKYQTDIRDLELEVSSLQKEKEELILALHMAKKDVNQAKLSERRRKRLQELEGQISELKKKLNEQSKLLKLKESTEHTVSKLNQEIKEMKNQRVQLMRQMKDDAEKFRQWKQQKDKEVIQLKERDRKRQYELLKLERDFQKQANVLRRKTEEAAAANKRLKDALQKQREAADKRKESQNRGMEGVAARVKSWLANEVEVLVSTEEARRHLADLLEDRKILAQELLQLKESKEAGEKLPPKLRRRTYTATDFQEAEMDLSMSKQIESLETEMGLRSAQIADLQQKLLDADNGDRAKQRWDSIATILEAKCGLKYLLGELVSSKVQESKLESSLHQSKASCSDMQKMLVEERNHIVEMEAEFQNQLLVQEQHHQEKVLYLLSQFQQKEAAEKKLEDSLSEQEKQLQERLKFQEEELEKMREICEKNQELLQENDTLKQKLLLLQVASGQKLRHIRQMPPESPDSSFDYIPPKPKTRRQTTAKPRAPTPEMNVEELFSDSEESGAEMEDADWVPVKAVKGAKKSMVGCSCKGWCGNRQCGCRKQKVGCTEGCSCDSAKCRNRDPGFPDATLCEDQTRDSEGSFKLEDPTEVTAGETFFQPVCITPTTKVLKEITDQDMFVKKSSTAASLLVRDEEAQENQIPFVKRKKRMLSSNTSFFSGCTPIKEELN; encoded by the exons ATGGTGAGGGAAGATGACAAGGTGATCCCGGTGCGTGTGGCGCTGCGCTGCCGTCCCTTGGTGCCGAAGGAGATCAGCGAAGGGTGCCAGATGTGCTTGTCCTTCGTGTCGGGGGAACCGCAA GTGGTTGTAGGTAACGATAAGTCGTTCACGTACGACTATGTGTTCGACCCTTCTGTTGAGCAAGAGGAAGTCTTCAACACGGCTGTCGCCCCTCTCATACGAGGCATCTTCAAAG GGTATAATGCTACTGTCTTAGCCTATGGACAGACAGGATCTGGAAAAACGTACTCTATGGGCGGTACCTACACTGCCAATCAAGAGCATGAACCCAGTGTGGGGGTCATCCCTCGGGTAATCAAACTGCTATTTAAGGAGAAGGAGCAAAGGCAAGATTGGGAATTCGTCCTCAAAGTTTCTTATCTAGAG ATCTACAATGAGGATATTCTAGACCTGCTGTGCCCCTCAAGAGAACGGTCTTCTCCAATCAGTATACGGGAAGATCCAAAAGAAGGCATAAAG ATTGTAGGgttaacagaaagaaatgtcacCTGTGCCCAAGATACTGTATCCTGCCTGGAACAAGGGAACAATTCCAGAACAGTGGCCTCCACGGCAATGAATTCCCAGTCCTCACGGTCCCATGCCATCTTCACCATTTGCATTgatcagaagaagaaaaatgacaa GAACAGCAGTTTTCACTCCAAGCTACACCTGGTTGATCTTGCTGGCTCTGAGAGACAAAAGAAGACCAAGGCTGAGGGAGACAGACTAAAAGAAG GCATCAACATAAACAGAGGTCTCCTCTGCCTGGGGAATGTAATTAGTGCTCTTggtgatgaaaataaaaagggtgGTTTTGTCCCCTACAGAGACTCAAAGTTAACGAGACTGCTGCAAG ATTCTCTGGGTGGTAACAGCCACACTCTCATGATTGCCTGTGTAAGCCCAGCGGATTCCAATCTAGAAGAAACTCTAAATACTTTGCGTTATGCTGacagagcaagaaaaataaaaaataaaccaattgTCAACCTTGATCCCCAGGCAGCTGAGTTGCATCATCTGAAGCAGCAG GTACAACAGCTACAGGTGTTACTGCTGCAGGCCCATGGAGGGACCCTGCCCGTGTCTATCAA TAGTATGGCACCTTCAGAGAACCTTCAGTCCCTGATGGAGAAGAACCAGTCACTAACGGAGGAGAATCAAAAGCTGATCCAAGGGCTGAGTGAGGCTGCTGGTCAGACAGCACAGATGTTGGAGAGGATCATTCTG ACAGaacaagaaaatgagaagatgAATGCCAAACTAGAGCAACTTCAGCAACATGCTGT ATGCAAGCTTGATCTGCAGAAGCTGGTAGAGACTGTAGAAGATGAGGAACTAAAAGAAAACGTAGAGGTGATTCGTGATCTGCAGCAAGTGTTGGCTCAGTTGCAG AGTGAAAGTGCTGCCACAATGGAAGCTGCTGCAGAGATGGCAAACTCTGAACAGGATGCTACAGCTCTAA CAGAAATGGGCCAGGATACCAAGAGATCCTTGGATGACTTTACCACTCAACATGCCCTCCGTCAAGCACAGTTGTCCAAAGAGCTGCTTGAATTGAATAAAGCCCTGGCTCTGAAAGAGGCACTTGCCAAAAAAATGACACAGAATGATAGTCAGCTGGAGCCCATTCAGTCCAAATACCAG ACTGATATCAGGGATCTGGAATTGGAGGTCAGCagtttgcaaaaagaaaaggaggagttGATCCTTGCTCTGCATATGGCAAAGAAGGATGTCAACCAAGCCAA ACTGAGTGAACGGCGTCGGAAGAGGCTTCAGGAGTTGGAAGGGCAAATAAGtgagctgaagaaaaagctgaatgaGCAATCGAAGCTCTTAAAGCTGAAGGAATCTACAGAACACACTGTCTCCAAACTGAACCAGGAGATCAAG gaaatgaaaaaccAAAGGGTACAGCTGATGCGCCAAATGAAAGATGATGCTGAGAAATTCAGGCAATGGAAACAACAGAAGGACAAGGAAGTGATCCAGCTGAAAGAACGG GATCGCAAGAGACAATACGAGCTCCTCAAGCTAGAACGAGATTTCCAGAAGCAGGCCAATGTACTTCGGCGCAAAACAGAAGAG gcaGCAGCTGCTAACAAGCGCCTAAAGGATGCTCTGCAGAAACAACGGGAGGCTGCAGATAAACGGAAGGAAAGTCAAAATCGGGGAATGGAAGGAGTTGCTGCACGAGTAAAA agcTGGCTTGCAAATGAAGTAGAGGTTCTCGTTAGTACTGAAGAGGCTCGACGGCACCTTGCAGACCTTCTGGAGGACAGAAAGATCTTGGCACAGGAGCTCCTTCAGCTTAAAGAGAGCAAAGAGGCTGGGGAAAAGCTACCTCCAAAGCTCCGG AGACGCACCTACACCGCCACAGACTTCCAGGAAGCAGAGATGGACCTTTCCATGTCAAAGCAGATAGAAAGCCTGGAAACTGAGATGGGGCTCAG GAGTGCCCAGATAGCAGATCTACAGCAGAAACTCTTAGATGCAGACAATGGAGATCGTGCGAAACAGCGTTGGGACAGTATTGCAACAATTCTAGAGGCTAAATGTGGTTTGAAGTATCTCCTTGGAGAG CTGGTCTCGTCAAAAGTGCAGGAAAGCAAGTTGGAGAGCAGCCTTCATCAGAGTAAAGCCAGCTGTTCAGACATGCAAAAAATGCTGGTTGAAGAGCGAAATCACATAGTGGAGATGGAGGCTGAGTTCCAAAATCAGCTTTTGGTGCAGGAACAACACCACCaggagaag GTTCTGTACCTGCTTAGCCAATTTCagcaaaaagaagcagcagagaagaaattGGAAGATTCGCTAAGTGAGCAAGAGAAACAGCTGCAAGAGCGACTCAAGTTCCAG gaggaagagctggAGAAAATGAGGGAGATCTGTGAGAAGAACCAAGAACTTCTCCAGGAAAATGACACTCTTAAACAG AAACTGCTGCTCCTCCAAGTTGCCAGTGGACAGAAGCTCCGCCACATTCGGCAAATGCCGCCTGAGTCTCCAGATTCTTCTTTTGATTATATTCCACCCAAA CCAAAGACTCGCCGGCAAACGACAGCAAAACCCCGTGCACCGACCCCAGAAATGAATGTGGAAGAGCTGTTCTCTGACTCGGAGGAGTCTGGAGCGGAGATGGAAGATGCAGACTGGGTTCCAGTAAAAGCAGTCAAAGGAGCAAAGAAAAGCATGGTGGGG TGCTCCTGCAAGGGCTGGTGTGGAAATAGACAGTGTGGCTGCAGGAAGCAGAAGGTGGGCTGCACTGAAGGCTGTAGCTGTGACTCggcaaaatgcagaaatagaGACCCTGGCTTTCCG GATGCCACACTGTGTGAGGACCAAACAAGGGATTCTGAAGGTTCCTTCAAACTTGAAGACCCCACTGAAGTGACCGCAGGAGAGACCTTCTTTCAGCCTGTGTGCATCACACCAACTACAAAG GTCCTGAAAGAGATCACAGACCAAGATATGTTTGTGAAGAAGtccagcactgctgcttccctgctcGTGAGAGATGAGGAGGCCCAAGAGAACCAGATACCATTtgtaaagagaaagaagagaatgcTGAGTAGCAATACCAGCTTCTTCTCAGGTTGCACCCCTATCAAAGAGGAGCTTAACTGA